A single genomic interval of Dysidea avara chromosome 8, odDysAvar1.4, whole genome shotgun sequence harbors:
- the LOC136264968 gene encoding uncharacterized protein — protein sequence METAHKILEFFRGSQPAHHSYKLLLIGETGSGKTSFLNLICNCAAIEAAGKEIDDIGLTNVRTFHDVALENPKSKQMESKTFGAKMYNTKLSGLDVGVIDTPGFNDSRGFDQDEQNTKVIIQSLKAVEHINCVCLVINGRNSRISAQLKYVFTAITSILPKTVVNNIIVVFTNTVDETELNFDVDMLRQYFGKKIPEQNIFYVENPCCKLEKVRAKSQTKPISATAAKSVAGSFQITASVLKEMHDTIKDFQKIHTVEFVSLYDKKQAIELKVVTILTKYTEQRQLVVSIESEKEKAKVALQKEQLHADYRSEQQIERCKVVEMPEKRHNTLCGAAGCYSNCHIPCHLDKTFDKEPLRKCRAMNGTENCKECGHCYNLHYHQNAKFEYETYTKEFIDENMRSEFIKATDMKQRAECLMENLEQSLRQVELVQQSLTEELYRVISEFQKYSMNHNYALLLHCQIEVIEFAIKSERGNRSGLLKTKERLVQQLEIVKRAMPRTYGKAHTKPTTYGYYS from the coding sequence ATGGAAACGGCACACAAAATTCTAGAATTTTTTCGTGGATCCCAGCCAGCACATCACTCTTACAAGTTGCTTCTAATTGGAGAAACTGGCTCAGGGAAGACATCATTTCTCAACCTTATTTGCAACTGTGCTGCCATAGAAGCTGCTGGCAAAGAAATAGATGATATTGGGTTAACAAATGTTCGTACATTTCATGATGTTGCTCTTGAAAACCCAAAATCAAAACAAATGGAGAGTAAAACATTTGGTGCTAAGATGTACAACACAAAGTTGTCAGGTTTAGATGTAGGAGTAATTGATACCCCTGGCTTCAATGATTCACGAGGATTTGACCAAGATGAACAGAACACAAAAGTTATTATCCAGTCACTTAAAGCAGTAGAACACATCAACTGTGTTTGTTTAGTAATTAATGGTCGAAATTCTCGTATTAGTGCACAACTAAAATACGTTTTTACTGCTATAACATCAATTTTGCCAAAAACAGTTGTAAACAATATAATAGTAGTCTTCACTAACACTGTTGATGAAACGGAGTTGAACTTTGATGTTGACATGCTGCGACAGTACTTTGGGAAAAAAATCCCAGAGCAAAATATTTTTTACGTTGAAAATCCTTGTTGCAAACTTGAAAAGGTAAGAGCAAAGAGTCAAACAAAGCCAATATCTGCTACTGCAGCTAAAAGCGTGGCTGGATCATTTCAAATCACTGCCAGTGTTTTAAAAGAAATGCATGACACTATAAAAGATTTTCAAAAAATACACACTGTAGAATTTGTTAGTCTATATGATAAAAAACAGGCTATTGAGTTGAAAGTTGTCACCATTCTTACAAAATATACTGAACAACGTCAATTGGTCGTCAGCATTGAATCAGAAAAAGAAAAGGCCAAGGTTGCATTACAAAAAGAGCAACTTCATGCTGATTACAGATCTGAGCAGCAAATTGAAAGATGTAAAGTTGTTGAAATGCCAGAAAAACGTCATAATACATTATGTGGAGCAGCAGGCTGTTATTCAAATTGTCATATTCCATGCCACCTTGACAAGACTTTTGATAAAGAGCCATTACGAAAATGCCGTGCCATGAATGGTACAGAAAACTGTAAGGAATGTGGCCACTGCTATAATTTACACTACCACCAGAATGCTAAATTTGAGTATGAAACTTACACTAAGGAATTTATTGATGAAAACATGAGAAGTGAATTTATAAAAGCTACAGACATGAAACAAAGAGCTGAATGTTTAATGGAAAATCTTGAGCAATCTTTAAGACAAGTAGAACTAGTTCAACAATCTCTAACTGAAGAATTATATCGGGTCATAAGTGAATTTCAAAAGTATAGCATGAATCATAACTATGCATTACTCCTTCACTGTCAAATTGAGGTTATTGAATTTGCAATAAAAAGCGAGAGAGGTAATCGATCTGGTCTTTTAAAGACAAAGGAGCGACTTGTCCAACAGCTTGAAATTGTAAAAAGAGCTATGCCTCGCACATATGGCAAAGCGCATACCAAACCTACCACTTATGGATACTATTCCTAA
- the LOC136264969 gene encoding uncharacterized protein, translated as MEGMDKLKGSRKAYRAHLTRIYGKIEELDLTQPATEDTISLVMSYIDQLNRKAESLQQLDVKIQSMIEGADDSERDTFETIEIQDTLIEKLTRLKRYLEKNNTTAVSPVTPLNSASRESIVQSAPASRLPKLDLPKFSGDPLVWQTFWDSFQSAVHSNPKLTGIEKFNYLRSLLEGEASRTVSGFTLTSANYEQSISLLEARFGKKQKIINAHMKALLNLPDTSNTASSLRHLYDTVESHIRGLESLGKSKDTYGDLLVSLILGKLPPVVIRNLTRNHTSDQWDIDELRTGIEREITILESGQESRDDHSQSSVTGSFFMGVRKGHSTGEKRSVSAKPICVYCKGQHSAVYCNVVTDVKVRLDIVKKERLCFNCLGNHKAVNCNSKNRCRGCHKKHHSSLCGMESTPSATQTNPTTQNNPQPPQSSQTLPSTLNPTSQSFVPTQPVAGLTTATQPLIGNRDSSPACLLKTAVAFVRADNHRVSANILFDEGAQRSFVTQTLADKLDLRPHHRENLSISCFGGETTSKYQVDTIRFMLETNVGDIAISALVVPQIAAPVQNFVNSTLHSLPYLRDLKLAHPIGFTQKFQISLLIGVNHYWEIMGNHIVRGTGPTAMESKLGYLLSGPLPRQSEPHVTHAYTTLAVNLEFCDCTDSSPDTSSDTPTPVEHSTDISPEPFMAMYQRDHISHDKDGYYVVRFPWRPNHPFLPSNRAICERQTRALARKLGYHPTMLQLYGNIITEQEQRQFIERAPTESDQPTTGVHYIPHHPVYKNSSTTPVRIVYNCSCRQSPKYASLNDCLLVGDTPLIDVCAILLRFRLHRYALSTDIEKAFLHVKLDEQDRDYTRFLWLSNLNDPESQFTTYRFKVVLFGSTSSPFMLSATLHRHLDLYESPVSSDIKRNLYVDNVISGCQTEEEILSYYTDARSIMATAHFNLRSWASNSPKLQATAQTDGVLDTDTTVSVLGLKWNTCTDTLALSQRRLTNDNTVMTKRNILQAASKQYDPLGWLSPIVIRAKLLIQELWRKQVNWDEPLDDDFNNRWFQVAADVEQSASVVMARRYSVMSSNKSVYLHVFADASTKAYGAVAYLQSAGQVDFVMAKSRVSPLKTTTLPRLELKAAVTAAQLAEFIHSTLQPQLDSIKIKLWSDSQITLHWIFSKKQLKPFVANRVREICLLFPTSVWGYCHTDDNAADLLTRGISSTQLQSSTLWSHGPPWLPSQSNWPTWSPTTVLHVQTNDEEVEPTLPATDAPATLKPGLGQIIDITRYSKLTKLLRITAYVLRFITNIKRTLPKLSGHLTPTELSYAQVLLIKSVQQHSFCNEIANLQSKASRLPLIRQLRLHLNNEGIICCGGRIHNAPVSQQVKFPYLLPQKHWLTELIIQDIHQRHFHSGTNSTVTYLRQMYWLPAARRHVRSILRHCVTCNKLSGSHYKAPSPPPLPKHRLQMMNPFTVTGIDFTGALYVRTSGGESKVYICLFTCASSRAVHLEVVTDLSEETFLQAFRRFASRKSLPKLVVSDNASTFMSAAEDLRALFESRTIQEGLGRQGVEWKFIPCRAPWYGGYWERLIGLTKNVLKKALGRAYVTLPSLQTIVVEIEAHLNNRPLTYVSSDLDEPEPLTPSHLLYGRIIDTVPHSLAAKDEVIDENYQEVGSKLHNTLSKKAKAQALIIQHFWNRWKREYLTSLRETHTVNNGTNKERIKVGDIVIVHDDVPRLKWQLAVVKELQRGHDNAVRSAVIRTVNGITNRPIIKLYPLEVNVETETPDSQDILDDSTPDTPVPHDTEPQLPSRPQRSAAVKARAQVSDWAQILRGPEDVMN; from the coding sequence ATGGAGGGAATGGACAAGTTAAAGGGATCCCGCAAAGCGTACCGCGCACACTTAACGCGCATCTATGGCAAGATAGAAGAACTAGACCTGACGCAACCCGCTACTGAAGACACTATTAGTTTAGTTATGTCATACATTGACCAGTTGAACCGCAAGGCTGAATCATTGCAGCAACTCGATGTGAAAATACAGTCCATGATTGAAGGAGCTGATGATTCAGAACGAGACACCTTTGAGACCATAGAAATCCAAGACACCTTAATAGAGAAGTTGACACGTTTGAAGCGATATTTAGAGAAGAACAATACCACAGCTGTCTCACCAGTCACTCCCCTTAACTCTGCATCAAGAGAGTCCATAGTTCAATCTGCACCCGCCAGTCGATTACCCAAGCTCGACTTGCCGAAGTTTTCTGGAGACCCGCTTGTATGGCAAACATTTTGGGACTCCTTCCAATCAGCTGTCCACTCAAACCCCAAACTCACAGGCATTGAGAAATTTAACTACTTGCGATCATTACTAGAGGGTGAAGCATCCAGAACTGTCAGCGGATTTACTTTGACCAGTGCCAATTATGAACAGTCCATCTCTCTACTGGAAGCCAGATTCGGAAAGAAACAGAAAATCATAAATGCACACATGAAAGCGTTATTGAATTTACCCGACACTTCCAATACTGCATCTAGTCTAAGGCACTTGTATGACACTGTCGAAAGCCACATAAGAGGTTTGGAATCATTGGGGAAGAGCAAGGACACCTATGGAGATTTGTTAGTCTCTCTGATTTTAGGGAAACTGCCACCAGTTGTAATCAGGAATCTCACTCGGAATCACACCTCAGATCAGTGGGATATTGATGAACTTCGTACTGGAATTGAACGAGAGATTACTATTCTAGAATCTGGTCAGGAAAGTCGTGATGATCATAGTCAATCCAGTGTCACTGGATCCTTTTTCATGGGTGTGCGAAAAGGACACTCAACAGGCGAGAAGAGATCAGTGAGTGCAAAACcaatatgtgtgtattgtaagggACAACATAGTGCTGTGTACTGTAATGTGGTAACTGATGTAAAGGTGCGATTGGATATAGTGAAGAAGGAACGGCTGTGCTTTAATTGTTTGGGAAACCACAAGGCTGTTAATTGCAACTCAAAGAATAGGTGCAGGGGATGTCATAAGAAGCACCACAGTAGCTTGTGTGGAATGGAAAGCACACCTAGTGCAACCCAAACAAACCCTACCACACAGAACAATCCACAGCCCCCACAATCCTCTCAGACATTGCCAAGTACGTTGAATCCAACATCACAGAGTTTTGTTCCAACTCAGCCAGTTGCTGGCCTTACTACAGCTACACAGCCCCTGATTGGCAACCGAGATTCTAGTCCAGCCTGTCTTTTGAAAACCGCTGTAGCGTTTGTTAGAGCTGACAACCACAGGGTATCCGCAAATATATTGTTTGATGAAGGGGCTCAACGGTCCTTTGTAACACAGACTTTAGCTGATAAGTTGGACTTGCGCCCCCACCATAGAGAAAACTTGAGTATATCATGCTTTGGTGGTGAAACTACCTCTAAGTACCAGGTTGACACAATCAGGTTCATGCTCGAAACCAATGTTGGTGACATCGCAATTTCAGCTTTAGTTGTACCCCAGATAGCAGCACCTGTTCAAAACTTTGTTAACTCAACTTTACACAGCCTTCCTTATTTGCGGGACTTGAAGTTGGCCCATCCTATTGGctttacacaaaaatttcagATTTCATTGTTAATTGGTGTTAACCATTATTGGGAGATCATGGGCAATCACATTGTCAGGGGTACGGGTCCAACTGCCATGGAATCCAAGCTTGGATATCTACTTTCAGGGCCACTTCCTAGGCAATCAGAACCCCATGTCACTCATGCTTACACAACTCTAGCAGTTAATCTCGAGTTTTGTGATTGTACTGATTCATCTCCTGACACTAGCTCAGACACTCCCACACCTGTGGAACATTCTACTGACATATCACCTGaaccattcatggcaatgtaTCAGAGGGACCATATATCACATGACAAGGATGGATACTATGTAGTTCGTTTCCCATGGAGACCAAACCATCCTTTCCTCCCTTCTAATCGGGCAATCTGTGAACGGCAAACACGTGCACTTGCTAGAAAGCTTGGATACCATCCAACTATGCTTCAGCTTTACGGTAACATCATCACTGAACAAGAACAACGTCAATTCATTGAGCGTGCACCTACTGAGAGTGACCAACCCACCACTGGAGTTCATTACATACCGCACCATCCGGTGTACAAGAATTCCTCTACAACTCCGGTGAGAATTGTATACAACTGCAGTTGTCGTCAATCGCCAAAGTATGCTAGTCTCAATGATTGCCTATTGGTTGGTGACACACCCTTAATTGATGTGTGTGCGATACTGTTACGCTTTCGTTTACACCGGTATGCCTTGTCAACCGACATTGAAAAGGCTTTTCTCCACGTTAAACTTGACGAACAGGACAGAGACTACACAAGATTTCTGTGGTTATCAAACCTTAATGATCCAGAGAGCCAGTTCACCACATACAGATTTAAGGTAGTCTTGTTTGGGTCCACAAGCTCCCCGTTCATGTTAAGTGCAACTCTACACCGTCATCTTGATCTGTACGAGTCTCCAGTTTCATCTGACATTAAACGCAACCTATATGTTGACAATGTAATCTCGGGATGCCAAACAGAAGAAGAGATTTTAAGCTACTACACTGATGCCAGATCCATCATGGCCACTGCACATTTCAACTTGCGTTCATGGGCATCCAATAGCCCCAAGTTACAAGCAACAGCACAAACTGATGGAGTACTTGACACTGACACAACAGTTAGTGTTCTTGGTCTGAAGTGGAACACCTGCACAGATACTCTAGCACTCTCACAACGTCGACTTACAAATGACAACACTGTCATGACCAAACGCAACATATTACAAGCAGCATCAAAGCAATATGACCCACTTGGGTGGCTCTCTCCAATAGTCATACGAGCTAAATTACTGATACAAGAACTATGGCGTAAGCAAGTGAACTGGGACGAACCCCTGGATGATGACTTCAACAACAGATGGTTTCAAGTTGCAGCAGATGTCGAACAATCAGCAAGTGTGGTAATGGCACGTAGGTATTCTGTCATGTCTTCAAACAAGTCTGTTTACCTACATGTGTTCGCTGACGCGAGTACAAAAGCGTATGGAGCTGTAGCGTACCTGCAAAGTGCAGGACAAGTTGACTTTGTTATGGCGAAATCACGAGTCTCACCACTGAAGACCACAACACTACCTCGACTTGAATTGAAGGCAGCTGTCACAGCTGCGCAGCTTGCAGAATTCATTCACTCTACACTACAACCCCAGTTAGACTCCATCAAGATCAAGCTTTGGAGTGACAGCCAAATCACACTGCATTGGATCTTTAGCAAGAAACAGCTCAAGCCATTTGTAGCCAATCGAGTCAGAGAAATTTGCCTCTTATTTCCTACTTCTGTATGGGGTTATTGTCATACGGATGATAATGCTGCAGATCTCCTAACCCGAGGAATCTCTTCAACCCAGTTACAGTCATCAACATTATGGTCCCATGGTCCACCTTGGTTACCATCACAATCTAACTGGCCTACATGGTCTCCAACCACTGTCCTCCATGTCCAAACCAATGATGAAGAAGTCGAACCAACTCTCCCAGCTACAGATGCACCTGCTACTCTCAAGCCTGGACTTGGCCAGATCATTGACATCACCAGATATAGCAAGCTGACAAAACTTCTTAGAATTACAGCCTACGTACTGCGTTTCATAACCAACATTAAGCGAACATTACCAAAGTTGTCTGGACATCTAACTCCAACTGAACTCAGCTATGCACAGGTATTGTTGATCAAGTCTGTCCAACAACATTCCTTCTGTAATGAAATTGCCAATCTCCAGTCCAAAGCATCTCGCTTGCCACTAATACGTCAACTACGCCTTCACCTAAACAACGAAGGCATTATCTGCTGTGGGGGAAGGATACATAACGCCCCAGTATCTCAACAAGTGAAGTTCCCTTATCTGTTGCCACAGAAGCACTGGCTCACTGAACTCATCATTCAAGATATTCATCAAAGGCATTTCCACAGTGGCACAAATAGCACTGTGACATACCTTAGACAAATGTATTGGCTACCAGCAGCCAGGCGACATGTGAGAAGTATCTTGAGACACTGCGTTACTTGTAACAAATTGTCTGGAAGTCATTACAAGGCTCCAAGCCCACCTCCACTTCCTAAGCACAGGTTGCAGATGATGAACCCATTCACAGTCACCGGAATAGATTTTACGGGAGCACTGTATGTTCGAACATCCGGAGGAGAATCTAAGGTGTACATATGCTTGTTCACTTGTGCAAGTAGTAGAGCAGTGCACCTAGAGGTAGTTACTGACCTCTCTGAAGAGACATTTTTACAAGCCTTCAGACGATTTGCAAGCCGAAAGTCCCTGCCAAAACTTGTTGTGTCTGACAATGCTTCTACCTTCATGTCGGCCGCTGAGGATTTAAGAGCATTGTTTGAATCCAGGACCATACAGGAAGGCTTAGGAAGACAGGGAGTAGAATGGAAGTTCATCCCTTGTCGTGCACCCTGGTATGGTGGATACTGGGAACGCCTCATTGGACTAACAAAGAATGTTCTCAAGAAAGCTCTTGGTCGTGCTTACGTTACTCTACCAAGCTTGCAAACAATCGTTGTAGAAATTGAAGCTCACCTCAACAATCGACCTCTGACGTATGTTAGTTCGGATTTAGATGAACCAGAGCCCTTAACGCCCTCCCATCTCCTCTATGGAAGGATTATTGACACTGTGCCACACTCTCTCGCTGCCAAAGATGAAGTGATTGACGAGAACTACCAAGAAGTTGGCTCTAAGTTACACAACACTCTCAGCAAGAAAGCAAAGGCCCAGGCACTAATAATCCAACATTTCTGGAATCGATGGAAGAGGGAATACCTGACATCTCTCAGAGAAACTCACACTGTCAATAATGGTACAAACAAGGAAAGAATCAAGGTTGGCGATATAGTCATTGTACATGATGATGTTCCTAGATTGAAATGGCAATTGGCAGTGGTGAAGGAACTACAGCGAGGGCATGATAATGCAGTAAGATCAGCTGTTATTCGCACTGTAAATGGAATTACGAATAGACCTATCATCAAACTTTATCCATTGGAAGTGAATGTAGAAACAGAAACGCCAGACTCTCAAGATATATTGGATGACAGTACTCCAGATACACCGGTACCTCATGATACTGAACCCCAATTGCCCTCACGACCTCAACGGTCAGCAGCAGTTAAGGCTAGAGCACAAGTCTCAGATTGGGCCCAGATCTTGCGTGGCCCGGAGGATGTCATGAACTGA
- the LOC136264971 gene encoding uncharacterized protein → MDILYLKPIGSVCIELQDICEQLSKAGPYSLIDLHSYLPSDNQKKYYMVKKLKAGLSVSALLLIYSSGINCGNAYFVWHVPDNCLDQALKNSQVVIEEIKKHVPVYHTRMMIQEFIQKFGRVTHTVKPAVLRYFYKDLTGDCSSSDTTDQAEIDGRVKQAIEMEDPSIVMDLRHNNSGMKSQYDVFWDECSKLLEESVGTAVDDRRHTNITHIASAISIRDFRDQVAARCPADTKIPSVEWIRLQFWPKAPNSLRALHHTGRFKVRFKVQQRQSRKDHPDCHYAAGVFRYLREYAVLFREHCLFYCLDDKHRIKIGEPNVPVAAAERGHRVFTAPGSEFLVADHDFTKFSFIPSVFFKVAIPDDISGSWYSGKVHISLKEGTFEPSSPIRHASELISLIETDVQSKPILFLYTDGGPDHRLTFIAVQLSLISLFLQLDLDYLCAARTAPYHSWRNPVERIMSVINLGLQCVGLTRNGMDDDSEQLLGKAGNMKEIRAAAAKHPTLREAIIDSVAGPKLCLAQVLSRLQLKQESFNVFNAATAEAMDQSLTVLKQIDDTIINTSINKKSLPDHPNLKEFMQHCCRKRHYFFEIRKCGSLECNICKPPRLSEEIFKQLNSLPDPTPGSDNHYLSFSQIFGQVTTEEHRPSLHVKTPKKHYHFLQVCNM, encoded by the coding sequence ATGGATATTTTGTATTTAAAGCCAATTGGGAGTGTTTGCATTGAGCTTCAAGATATCTGTGAACAGCTCTCAAAGGCAGGCCCTTATTCCCTAATTGATTTGCATTCTTATCTACCCTCTGATAACCAGAAAAAGTATTACATGGTTAAGAAGCTTAAAGCTGGCTTATCTGTTTCTGCATTATTACTCATCTACTCAAGTGGTATTAATTGTGGAAATGCATATTTTGTTTGGCATGTACCAGACAATTGTCTTGATCAagcactcaaaaacagccaagtggtCATTGAAGAAATTAAAAAGCATGTTCCAGTTTATCACACAAGGATGATGATTCAAGAATTTATTCAAAAGTTTGGGCGGGTAACACATACAGTTAAGCCAGCAGTTTTAAGATATTTTTATAAAGATCTTACAGGTGACTGCTCCAGTAGTGACACAACTGATCAGGCCGAAATTGACGGACGAGTGAAGCAAGCAATTGAAATGGAAGATCCATCTATAGTAATGGACCTCCGGCATAATAATTCTGGCATGAAGTCTCAATATGACGTGTTTTGGGATGAATGTAGTAAATTACTTGAAGAATCAGTTGGTACAGCCGTGGATGATCGTCGTCATacaaatattacacacattGCAAGTGCAATATCAATCCGTGACTTTAGAGATCAAGTAGCAGCAAGATGTCCAGCAGACACTAAAATTCCAAGTGTAGAATGGATTAGATTACAGTTTTGGCCCAAAGCACCCAATTCTCTAAGAGCCCTCCACCACACAGGCCGTTTTAAAGTACGCTTCAAAGTTCAACAGCGTCAGTCCAGAAAAGATCACCCAGATTGTCATTACGCAGCTGGTGTTTTTCGATATTTAAGAGAATATGCAGTTCTTTTTAGGGAACACTGCTTATTTTATTGCCTCGATGACAAACATAGGATAAAAATTGGCGAGCCCAATGTCCCAGTAGCAGCAGCTGAGCGAGGGCATCGTGTATTCACAGCACCTGGCTCAGAGTTTTTGGTGGCTGATCATGACTTTACAAAGTTCAGCTTTATACCATCAGTCTTTTTTAAAGTTGCTATCCCAGATGATATTTCTGGCTCTTGGTATTCAGGTAAAGTCCATATTAGTTTAAAAGAAGGTACTTTTGAGCCATCCAGTCCAATAAGGCATGCTTCTGAACTTATTTCTTTGATCGAAACAGATGTTCAGTCAAAGCCTATTTTGTTTTTATATACTGATGGGGGTCCTGACCACCGGCTTACTTTTATTGCAGTTCAGTTATCTCTGATTTCATTATTTCTACAATTAGATCTAGATTATCTTTGTGCAGCCAGGACAGCCCCTTACCATTCATGGAGAAATCCAGTGGAGCGCATTATGTCAGTCATCAACCTGGGACTGCAATGTGTTGGACTCACACGGAATGGAATGGATGATGACAGCGAACAGTTATTGGGAAAAGCTGGAAATATGAAGGAAATTAGAGCTGCAGCTGCTAAGCATCCCACACTGAGAGAGGCCATAATTGATTCAGTTGCTGGTCCAAAACTCTGTCTTGCACAAGTCCTATCAAGACTTCAACTAAAACAAGAAAGTTTTaatgtttttaatgctgctacTGCAGAAGCTATGGACCAGTCTTTGACTGTGCTAAAGCAAATTGATGACACAATAATAAATACATCTATTAACAAAAAATCCCTGCCTGATCACCCAAACTTGAAAGAGTTCATGCAACATTGCTGCAGGAAGCGGCATTACTTTTTTGAGATCCGTAAATGTGGCTCTTTAGAATGTAATATATGTAAGccacctcgattatctgaagaAATATTTAAGCAACTTAATTCATTGCCAGATCCTACACCTGGAAGTGACAACCATTATTTAAGTTTCAGCCAGATATTTGGTCAAGTTACCACTGAAGAACATCGACCATCTCTCCATGTCAAGACACCTAAAAAACACTACCATTTTCTGCAAGTGTGCAACATGTAA